One region of Tamandua tetradactyla isolate mTamTet1 chromosome 6, mTamTet1.pri, whole genome shotgun sequence genomic DNA includes:
- the MTMR4 gene encoding phosphatidylinositol-3,5-bisphosphate 3-phosphatase MTMR4 isoform X2, which translates to MGEEGPPSLEYIQAKDLFPPKELVKEEENLQVPFTVLQGEGVEFLGRAADALIAISNYRLHIKFKDSVINVPLRMIDSVESRDMFQLHIACKDSKVVRCHFSTFKQCQEWLSRLSRATARPAKPEDLFAFAYHAWCLGLTEEDQHTHLCQPGEHIRCRQEAELMRMGFDLQNVWRVSHINSNYKLCPSYPQKLLVPVWITDKELENVASFRSWKRIPVVVYRHLRNGAAIARCSQPEISWWGWRNADDEYLVTSIAKACALDPGTRTTGGAPSTGNSDTSEACDTDFDSSLTACSGVESTTAPQKLLILDARSYTAAVANRAKGGGCECEEYYPNCEVVFMGMANIHAIRNSFQYLRAVCSQMPDPSNWLSALESTKWLQHLSMMLKAAVLVANTVDREGRPVLVHCSDGWDRTPQIVALAKILLDPYYRTLEGFQVLVESDWLDFGHKFGDRCGHQENAEDQNEQCPVFLQWLDSVHQLLKQFPCLFEFNEAFLVKLVQHTYSCLYGTFLANNPCEREKRNIYKRTCSVWALLRAGNKNFHNFLYTPGSDLVLHPVCHVRALHLWTAVYLPVSSPCTLGEENMDLYLSPMAQSQEFSGRSLDRLPKTRSMDDLLSVCDISSPLTRTSSDPNLNNHCQEVRGGLEPWHSNPEGSETTSVDSGAGGPPQNVGEMGISLPVPSSQKDCLSNKSFKSHKSCSPSYKLLNTVVPPEVKSNTSDPEIKVLEETKPPALDPLAQDELDRTLDDTGEPSEHFPEKDAVSALSKAFSNKCDGICNFLEPSQDSLRDTPQQIQLDSVLSVPSSRVPHHSLSTLCNPLSAPCQTPLDPRLGFLSQDPPGSGASISHQEYPSSVPDLIHEEEDTGKRGNSQNGQLLENPRFGKIPLELVRKPISQSQISEFSFLGSNWDSFQGMVTSFPSGETTPRRLLSYGCCSKRSSSKQMRATGSCFGSQWAQREGVKSPVCSSHSSGHCTGPGGKNNRIWLSGHPKQISVTKPVPLSCPSPVPPLYLDDDGLPFPTDVIQHRLRQIEASYKQEVEQLRRQVHELQMRLDIRHCCAPPAEPPMDYEDDFTCLKESDGSDTEDFGSDHSEDCLSEASWEPVDKKETEVTRWVPDHMASHCYNCDCEFWLAKRRHHCRNCGNVFCAGCCHLKLPIPDQQLYDPVLVCNSCYEHIQVSRARELMSQHLKKPIATASS; encoded by the exons ATG GGTGAGGAGGGGCCCCCCAGCCTGGAGTACATCCAAGCCAAGGATCTGTTTCCTCCCAAGGAACTAGTGAAGGAGGAGGAGAATCTGCAG GTGCCCTTCACAGTGCTTCAGGGTGAGGGAGTGGAGTTCCTGGGCCGGGCAGCTGATGCCCTCATTGCCATCTCCAACTACCGGCTCCATATCAAGTTCAAGGACTCTGTCATCAAC GTCCCCCTCCGGATGATTGACAGCGTGGAGAGTCGTGATATGTTCCAGTTGCACATTGCCTGCAAGGATTCCAAAGTGGTGAG GTGCCACTTCTCTACATTCAAGCAGTGCCAAGAATGGCTCTCACGGCTAAGCCGGGCCACAGCAAgacctgccaagcctgaggacctcTTTGCCTTCGCCTACCACGCCTGGTGCCTGGGGCTGACTGAGGAAGACCAGCACACCCACCTGTGCCAGCCAG GAGAGCACATCCGATGTCGGCAGGAGGCGGAGCTCATGAGAATGGGCTTTGATCTGCAGAACGTCTGGAGAGTCTCACACATCAACAGCAACTACAA ATTGTGCCCCAGTTACCCCCAGAAGTTGCTGGTTCCTGTGTGGATCACAGATAAAGAGCTGGAGAATGTGGCTTCCTTCCGCTCCTGGAAGCGGATCCCCGTGGTCGTGTATAG ACACCTGCGCAACGGGGCCGCCATTGCCCGCTGCAGCCAGCCCGAGATCAGCTGGTGGGGCTGGCGCAACGCTGATGATGAGTACCTGGTCACATCCATTGCCAAAGCCTGTGCCCTGGACCCAGGGACAAGGACCACTGGGGGTGCCCCCAGCACCGGAAATAGTGACACAAGCGAAGCCTGCGACACTGACTTTG ACTCCTCCCTCACCGCGTGCTCTGGGGTGGAGAGCACAACAGCCCCTCAGAAGCTGCTGATCCTTGATGCTCGCTCCTATACAGCAGCTGTGGCCAACCGGGCCAAGGGTGGAGGCTGTGAATGCGAAG AGTACTACCCCAACTGTGAGGTTGTATTCATGGGAATGGCCAACATCCATGCCATCCGGAACAGCTTCCAGTACCTCCGGGCTGTATGTAGCCAGATGCCCGATCCCAGCAA CTGGTTGTCAGCACTGGAGAGCACCAAATGGCTGCAGCACTTGTCCATGATGCTAAAGGCAGCTGTGCTGGTGGCTAATACAGTAGACCGGGAAGGCCGGCCTGTGCTGGTACACTGCTCAGATGGCTGGGACCGGACGCCACAGATTGTAGCCCTGGCCAAAATACTGCTGGACCCATACTACAGAACATTGGAG GGCTTCCAAGTGTTAGTGGAGTCTGACTGGTTGGATTTTGGGCACAAGTTTGGAGATCGCTGTGGCCACCAGGAGAATGCAGAGGACCAAAATGAACAATGTCCTGTGTTTCTCCAGTGGCTCGATTCTGTGCATCAGTTACTCAAGCAGTTTCCCTGCCTGTTTGAGTTTAACGAAGCATTCCTG GTAAAACTGGTGCAGCACACGTACTCCTGCCTCTATGGCACGTTCCTGGCCAACAACCCCTGCGAGCGAGAGAAGCGTAACATCTACAAGCGGACCTGctctgtgtgggctctcctgCGAGCCGGCAATAAGAACTTCCATAACTTTCTCTACACACCCGGCTCAGACTTG GTCCTGCACCCTGTGTGTCATGTCCGAGCACTGCACCTCTGGACAGCTGTTTATCTGCCAGTTTCATCTCCATGCACACTTGGGGAGGAGAACATGGATCTTTACCTTTCTCCTATGGCTCAGAGCCAGGAGTTTTCTGGCCGCTCTCTGGACAG ATTACCTAAAACCAGATCTATGGatgatcttctgtctgtttgtGACATAAGCAGCCCTCTGACTCGTACATCCAGTGACCCTAACCTGAATAACCACTGTCAGGAGGTCAGAGGAGGTCTGGAGCCCTGGCACAGCAATCCTGAGGGATCAGAGACAACCTCTGTGGATTCCGGGGCAGGAGGTCCTCCACAGAATGTAGGAGAAATGGGTATTTCTCTCCCTGTGCCGAGCAGCCAGAAAGATTGCTTGAGCAACAAATCTTTCAAGAGCCACAAAAGCTGTTCTCCAAGTTACAAACTGCTTAATACCGTGGTGCCCCCAGAAGTGAAGAGCAATACCTCTGATCCTGAGATCAAAGTCCTAGAAGAGACGAAGCCACCAGCTCTAGACCCTCTTGCCCAGGATGAGCTGGATAGGACTTTAGATGACACAGGGGAGCCATCTGAACATTTTCCTGAAAAAGATGCTGTCAGTGCTCTCTCTAAGGCCTTTTCCAACAAATGTGATGGAATTTGCAATTTTCTTGAGCCTTCCCAGGACTCCCTTAGAGACACCCCCCAACAGATCCAGTTAGACTCGGTGTTAAGTGTGCCCTCCAGCCGTGTTCCCCATCACAGTCTGAGCACCCTTTGCAACCCATTGAGTGCTCCTTGCCAAACTCCTCTAGACCCAAGGCTTGGCTTCCTCAGCCAAGATCCTCCAGGTTCTGGGGCAAGTATCTCCCACCAGGAATACCCCAGTTCTGTGCCGGATCTGATCCATGAGGAGGAAGACACTGGCAAAAGAGGAAATAGTCAGAATGGGCAGTTACTGGAAAACCCTCGCTTTGGGAAAATACCATTGGAATTGGTCCGAAAGCCAATTTCTCAGAGCCAGATTAGTGAGTTCTCTTTTCTAGGGTCCAACTGGGACAGCTTCCAAGGGATGGTGACTTCATTCCCGAGTGGGGAGACCACTCCTCGGCGGCTGCTTTCCTATGGCTGTTGTAGCAAGAGGTCAAGTAGCAAGCAGATGCGGGCAACAGGGTCCTGCTTTGGGAGCCAGTGGGCTCAGAGAGAAGGAGTGAAGTCACCTGTGTGTTCTAGTCATTCCAGTGGACACTGTACTGGTCCAGGAGGAAAAAACAACCGAATATGGTTGTCTGGTCACCCAAAGCAGATCTCCGTCACAAAGCCTGTACCACTGAGCTGCCCTTCTCCTGTGCCTCCTCTCTACCTGGATGATGATGGACTCCCCTTTCCCACGGATGTGATCCAGCATAGATTACGGCAAATTGAAGCAAGTTACAAGCAAGAGGTGGAGCAGCTACGTCGACAGGTGCATGAGCTCCAGATGAGGCTGGATATCCGTCACTGCTGTGCCCCCCCAGCAGAGCCCCCCATGGACTATGAGGATGATTTT ACATGTTTGAAGGAGTCAGATGGCAGTGATACAGAGGATTTTGGCTCTGATCACAGTGAAGACTGCCTTTCAGAAGCAAGCTGGGAACCTGTTGATAAGAAAGAGACTGAG GTGACTCGCTGGGTTCCAGACCATATGGCATCACATTGCTATAACTGTGACTGTGAATTCTGGTTGGCCAAGCGAAGACACCATTGCAG AAATTGTGGGAATGTATTTTGTGCTGGATGCTGCCACCTAAAACTGCCCATTCCTGATCAGCAACTCTATGACCCAGTTCTCGTCTGTAACTCATGTTACGAACACATCCAAGTTTCTCGTGCCCGGGAACTCATGAGCCAACACCTGAAGAAACCCATCGCCACGGCTTCCAGCTGA
- the MTMR4 gene encoding phosphatidylinositol-3,5-bisphosphate 3-phosphatase MTMR4 isoform X1, translating into MSLTARVSCSMLSCFGEEGPPSLEYIQAKDLFPPKELVKEEENLQVPFTVLQGEGVEFLGRAADALIAISNYRLHIKFKDSVINVPLRMIDSVESRDMFQLHIACKDSKVVRCHFSTFKQCQEWLSRLSRATARPAKPEDLFAFAYHAWCLGLTEEDQHTHLCQPGEHIRCRQEAELMRMGFDLQNVWRVSHINSNYKLCPSYPQKLLVPVWITDKELENVASFRSWKRIPVVVYRHLRNGAAIARCSQPEISWWGWRNADDEYLVTSIAKACALDPGTRTTGGAPSTGNSDTSEACDTDFDSSLTACSGVESTTAPQKLLILDARSYTAAVANRAKGGGCECEEYYPNCEVVFMGMANIHAIRNSFQYLRAVCSQMPDPSNWLSALESTKWLQHLSMMLKAAVLVANTVDREGRPVLVHCSDGWDRTPQIVALAKILLDPYYRTLEGFQVLVESDWLDFGHKFGDRCGHQENAEDQNEQCPVFLQWLDSVHQLLKQFPCLFEFNEAFLVKLVQHTYSCLYGTFLANNPCEREKRNIYKRTCSVWALLRAGNKNFHNFLYTPGSDLVLHPVCHVRALHLWTAVYLPVSSPCTLGEENMDLYLSPMAQSQEFSGRSLDRLPKTRSMDDLLSVCDISSPLTRTSSDPNLNNHCQEVRGGLEPWHSNPEGSETTSVDSGAGGPPQNVGEMGISLPVPSSQKDCLSNKSFKSHKSCSPSYKLLNTVVPPEVKSNTSDPEIKVLEETKPPALDPLAQDELDRTLDDTGEPSEHFPEKDAVSALSKAFSNKCDGICNFLEPSQDSLRDTPQQIQLDSVLSVPSSRVPHHSLSTLCNPLSAPCQTPLDPRLGFLSQDPPGSGASISHQEYPSSVPDLIHEEEDTGKRGNSQNGQLLENPRFGKIPLELVRKPISQSQISEFSFLGSNWDSFQGMVTSFPSGETTPRRLLSYGCCSKRSSSKQMRATGSCFGSQWAQREGVKSPVCSSHSSGHCTGPGGKNNRIWLSGHPKQISVTKPVPLSCPSPVPPLYLDDDGLPFPTDVIQHRLRQIEASYKQEVEQLRRQVHELQMRLDIRHCCAPPAEPPMDYEDDFTCLKESDGSDTEDFGSDHSEDCLSEASWEPVDKKETEVTRWVPDHMASHCYNCDCEFWLAKRRHHCRNCGNVFCAGCCHLKLPIPDQQLYDPVLVCNSCYEHIQVSRARELMSQHLKKPIATASS; encoded by the exons ATGAGCCTGACCGCCCGCGTCTCCTGCTCCATGCTCAGCTGCTTC GGTGAGGAGGGGCCCCCCAGCCTGGAGTACATCCAAGCCAAGGATCTGTTTCCTCCCAAGGAACTAGTGAAGGAGGAGGAGAATCTGCAG GTGCCCTTCACAGTGCTTCAGGGTGAGGGAGTGGAGTTCCTGGGCCGGGCAGCTGATGCCCTCATTGCCATCTCCAACTACCGGCTCCATATCAAGTTCAAGGACTCTGTCATCAAC GTCCCCCTCCGGATGATTGACAGCGTGGAGAGTCGTGATATGTTCCAGTTGCACATTGCCTGCAAGGATTCCAAAGTGGTGAG GTGCCACTTCTCTACATTCAAGCAGTGCCAAGAATGGCTCTCACGGCTAAGCCGGGCCACAGCAAgacctgccaagcctgaggacctcTTTGCCTTCGCCTACCACGCCTGGTGCCTGGGGCTGACTGAGGAAGACCAGCACACCCACCTGTGCCAGCCAG GAGAGCACATCCGATGTCGGCAGGAGGCGGAGCTCATGAGAATGGGCTTTGATCTGCAGAACGTCTGGAGAGTCTCACACATCAACAGCAACTACAA ATTGTGCCCCAGTTACCCCCAGAAGTTGCTGGTTCCTGTGTGGATCACAGATAAAGAGCTGGAGAATGTGGCTTCCTTCCGCTCCTGGAAGCGGATCCCCGTGGTCGTGTATAG ACACCTGCGCAACGGGGCCGCCATTGCCCGCTGCAGCCAGCCCGAGATCAGCTGGTGGGGCTGGCGCAACGCTGATGATGAGTACCTGGTCACATCCATTGCCAAAGCCTGTGCCCTGGACCCAGGGACAAGGACCACTGGGGGTGCCCCCAGCACCGGAAATAGTGACACAAGCGAAGCCTGCGACACTGACTTTG ACTCCTCCCTCACCGCGTGCTCTGGGGTGGAGAGCACAACAGCCCCTCAGAAGCTGCTGATCCTTGATGCTCGCTCCTATACAGCAGCTGTGGCCAACCGGGCCAAGGGTGGAGGCTGTGAATGCGAAG AGTACTACCCCAACTGTGAGGTTGTATTCATGGGAATGGCCAACATCCATGCCATCCGGAACAGCTTCCAGTACCTCCGGGCTGTATGTAGCCAGATGCCCGATCCCAGCAA CTGGTTGTCAGCACTGGAGAGCACCAAATGGCTGCAGCACTTGTCCATGATGCTAAAGGCAGCTGTGCTGGTGGCTAATACAGTAGACCGGGAAGGCCGGCCTGTGCTGGTACACTGCTCAGATGGCTGGGACCGGACGCCACAGATTGTAGCCCTGGCCAAAATACTGCTGGACCCATACTACAGAACATTGGAG GGCTTCCAAGTGTTAGTGGAGTCTGACTGGTTGGATTTTGGGCACAAGTTTGGAGATCGCTGTGGCCACCAGGAGAATGCAGAGGACCAAAATGAACAATGTCCTGTGTTTCTCCAGTGGCTCGATTCTGTGCATCAGTTACTCAAGCAGTTTCCCTGCCTGTTTGAGTTTAACGAAGCATTCCTG GTAAAACTGGTGCAGCACACGTACTCCTGCCTCTATGGCACGTTCCTGGCCAACAACCCCTGCGAGCGAGAGAAGCGTAACATCTACAAGCGGACCTGctctgtgtgggctctcctgCGAGCCGGCAATAAGAACTTCCATAACTTTCTCTACACACCCGGCTCAGACTTG GTCCTGCACCCTGTGTGTCATGTCCGAGCACTGCACCTCTGGACAGCTGTTTATCTGCCAGTTTCATCTCCATGCACACTTGGGGAGGAGAACATGGATCTTTACCTTTCTCCTATGGCTCAGAGCCAGGAGTTTTCTGGCCGCTCTCTGGACAG ATTACCTAAAACCAGATCTATGGatgatcttctgtctgtttgtGACATAAGCAGCCCTCTGACTCGTACATCCAGTGACCCTAACCTGAATAACCACTGTCAGGAGGTCAGAGGAGGTCTGGAGCCCTGGCACAGCAATCCTGAGGGATCAGAGACAACCTCTGTGGATTCCGGGGCAGGAGGTCCTCCACAGAATGTAGGAGAAATGGGTATTTCTCTCCCTGTGCCGAGCAGCCAGAAAGATTGCTTGAGCAACAAATCTTTCAAGAGCCACAAAAGCTGTTCTCCAAGTTACAAACTGCTTAATACCGTGGTGCCCCCAGAAGTGAAGAGCAATACCTCTGATCCTGAGATCAAAGTCCTAGAAGAGACGAAGCCACCAGCTCTAGACCCTCTTGCCCAGGATGAGCTGGATAGGACTTTAGATGACACAGGGGAGCCATCTGAACATTTTCCTGAAAAAGATGCTGTCAGTGCTCTCTCTAAGGCCTTTTCCAACAAATGTGATGGAATTTGCAATTTTCTTGAGCCTTCCCAGGACTCCCTTAGAGACACCCCCCAACAGATCCAGTTAGACTCGGTGTTAAGTGTGCCCTCCAGCCGTGTTCCCCATCACAGTCTGAGCACCCTTTGCAACCCATTGAGTGCTCCTTGCCAAACTCCTCTAGACCCAAGGCTTGGCTTCCTCAGCCAAGATCCTCCAGGTTCTGGGGCAAGTATCTCCCACCAGGAATACCCCAGTTCTGTGCCGGATCTGATCCATGAGGAGGAAGACACTGGCAAAAGAGGAAATAGTCAGAATGGGCAGTTACTGGAAAACCCTCGCTTTGGGAAAATACCATTGGAATTGGTCCGAAAGCCAATTTCTCAGAGCCAGATTAGTGAGTTCTCTTTTCTAGGGTCCAACTGGGACAGCTTCCAAGGGATGGTGACTTCATTCCCGAGTGGGGAGACCACTCCTCGGCGGCTGCTTTCCTATGGCTGTTGTAGCAAGAGGTCAAGTAGCAAGCAGATGCGGGCAACAGGGTCCTGCTTTGGGAGCCAGTGGGCTCAGAGAGAAGGAGTGAAGTCACCTGTGTGTTCTAGTCATTCCAGTGGACACTGTACTGGTCCAGGAGGAAAAAACAACCGAATATGGTTGTCTGGTCACCCAAAGCAGATCTCCGTCACAAAGCCTGTACCACTGAGCTGCCCTTCTCCTGTGCCTCCTCTCTACCTGGATGATGATGGACTCCCCTTTCCCACGGATGTGATCCAGCATAGATTACGGCAAATTGAAGCAAGTTACAAGCAAGAGGTGGAGCAGCTACGTCGACAGGTGCATGAGCTCCAGATGAGGCTGGATATCCGTCACTGCTGTGCCCCCCCAGCAGAGCCCCCCATGGACTATGAGGATGATTTT ACATGTTTGAAGGAGTCAGATGGCAGTGATACAGAGGATTTTGGCTCTGATCACAGTGAAGACTGCCTTTCAGAAGCAAGCTGGGAACCTGTTGATAAGAAAGAGACTGAG GTGACTCGCTGGGTTCCAGACCATATGGCATCACATTGCTATAACTGTGACTGTGAATTCTGGTTGGCCAAGCGAAGACACCATTGCAG AAATTGTGGGAATGTATTTTGTGCTGGATGCTGCCACCTAAAACTGCCCATTCCTGATCAGCAACTCTATGACCCAGTTCTCGTCTGTAACTCATGTTACGAACACATCCAAGTTTCTCGTGCCCGGGAACTCATGAGCCAACACCTGAAGAAACCCATCGCCACGGCTTCCAGCTGA